The Salmo salar chromosome ssa06, Ssal_v3.1, whole genome shotgun sequence genome window below encodes:
- the ak9 gene encoding adenylate kinase 9 isoform X3, translated as MVVQLILDRLKSPEVEHYGYVLSCLPSMSEEYLKILEQIEFIKNLRLAPDFIINIKCADRDLIHRLAGQRQHPQTGRVFLREQWDPVKKETTKKRNETDEDEGEEEEGELEEAEEVEERELQKDMITQLVRAQENFPENAYRRVLLYKDTILRPLEDYMADHASLHLFELDGNKNPEELFMSVLFRLESMAVRRVAVPLRLLQIDEEELPDEIDTEELLRTMSSSKTVAPGFRWRRSRWCRACPVALKEGKIIKGKPEFSVGFMDKIYILSSQEALGKFMLNPRRYLLPPMPRPPCKVSVIGPPCAGKSTLCALLAQHYGAEVVDMEVLMKPVIAKVKQDMLEKVKRDSTLMAIERVKVKMELDATHGSINMRSNISEEESDDNDSATSTTHSSSEQTEEVMMEVTEEHPDVQAIVEEALKEVEQVVTPPSLDLYAEVLENHIREIEMADADSEIKRGWVLDNFPRNRSQLATIQDLHDGIMPDILFCLKDNDGEGRVVLKRMYEQNREEVDKVIKMLEEQQKKKAQEAQDSLNRMQQDPEEDPKPTDPQAKLEAVQEEVEGSAKSDADDADKSPPTVSIKGGEVTLPAVWKRGYPDGPEMNPFKLQLKQFVMDWESMESSITGSYNVLETSGKSPEDLVQEMVFHMEKPFKYVGWELSGVDLDEEEEDAQALAELEKPEEAEEEEEQETNEEAASKRVMGDTQHFCPVSLKENGALIPCLDEYAAKYREKAYYFSTTEARDRFLLSPETYVSHTQLLQAPALRVFLLGTRGSDKTTHGKWLAEQLGVFHIQFRECLQELILGKTQARVPYSDEVEPPEEPPEDLEALLLQAQGGAAVPSMDEEEKHSGKDSPEEAPAAEQEVGLSDEEEAIKSYLFDGEPLPQEIMEMMLPQFWDQEPYKSKGFILEGFPQNPEDVSFMVERRLFPDAAVVMTVDVRDVVRRLLPPRLASWRERRDRRREQLRQVRELRHKLREEAITRRRAELMAEHASKQPAAKVKDEEDEEFDEEEEGMEEIEAMLIEEFTLDEEDDGEDEETEAAAEERLEMEIGERFETDDANFTRMMDLLDENQIPKLTINGGRKPRIVRYQLLQKVQPLVTNREAHFHKCQPISYTLARKLLCYSFKYNSFFGCWDPVKYTEGDLIQPVQGPLNTSYPVLFHQFIYFFASKETRNTFILNPIKYLKQPKPNPSLPIKLVIIGPPKSGKTTVARMFAHEYSLTRLSIGDVMRTVLASQGRTELAIQMMKHLSQGHTLPDELAIQCLEVALMSLVCSTRGYVLDGFPMTRKQADLMEARSIIPVLVVELQLDTVEVLKRGLSDKMKPNRPHLMHDSPQILNIRNSNFKREVEAVRQHYQQQYQNWVSVDGHKSKWWVWNRILDEARMSMRHIHTYLEKIRTGHAASIDRLCITPKELKSRLGEFSYYCPVSLALHLHLVDCSLTTSLELAAEFRGHYYKMCSREYLELFLETPEQFVIPGCPHALPPPHMLPKKLTAGQVKARFPKQVEMKGYCPVTYLDGRQRYEALVRGSVEYSVEYREKIYIFENEQKQDRFLRLPETYWNQKLPDKLPPMSEPVQLTSLPMLGYMEQGVARSIIKALTAVGCLKPKFPYLSPKRSALHYLAFYLKAFNPRNSDYIRQKYKKKLASFEENCELISYLGSTMTKKYRAPQEQPIDFEFKLHRFLAFGESTGAAAGVL; from the exons GTGGAGGAGCGCGAGCTGCAGAAGGACATGATTACCCAGCTGGTGCGAGCGCAGGAAAACTTCCCAGAGAACGCCTACCGCAGGGTTCTCCTGTACAAGGACACCATTCTCAGACCTCTAGAG GACTACATGGCAGACCATGCTTCCCTGCACCTGTTTGAGCTGGATGGGAATAAAAACCCTGAGGAACTGTTCATG TCAGTGCTCTTCCGTCTGGAGTCCATGGCAGTGAGGAGGGTTGCTGTCCCCCTTCGGCTGCTCCAGATCGACGAGGAAGAGCTGCCTGATGAGATTGACACG GAGGAGCTGTTGCGGACCATGTCCTCCTCTAAGACAGTGGCCCCTGGGTTCAGGTGGAGGAGGAGTCGTTGGTGTAGAGCCTGCCCTGTGGCCCTGAAGGAAGGCAAGATCATCAAGGGCAAACCCGAGTTCTCTgtggg GTTCATGGACAAAATCTACATCCTGTCGTCCCAGGAGGCCTTGGGGAAGTTCATGCTGAACCCGCGGCGGTACCTCCTGCCCCCCATGCCGCGGCCGCCCTGCAAGGTGTCTGTGATCGGGCCTCCATGTGCAGGCAAGAGCACGCTGTGCGCCCTACTGGCCCAGCACTACGGAGCAGAGGTGGTGGACATGGAGGTCTTGATGAAGCCAGTCATCGCCAAGGTCAAACAGGACATGTTGGAGAAGGTCAAGAGAGACTCCACCCTCATGGCTATCGAGAGGGTCAAGGTCAAGATGGAACTGGACGCCACCCACGGGTCCA TAAACATGAGATCCAACATCagtgaggaggagtctgatgacAATGATTCAG CGACATCCACAACCCACTCCTCGAGTGAACAGACTGAGGAAG TGATGATGGAGGTGACAGAGGAGCACCCAGATGTACAGGCCATCGTGGAGGAGGCTTTAAAGGAGGTGGAGCAGGTTGTCACCCCGCCCTCTCTGGACCTGTATGCAGAGGTGCTGGAGAATCACATCAGAGAG ATTGAGATGGCCGATGCAGACTCAGAGATCAAGAGGGGGTGGGTGCTGGACAACTTTCCCAGGAACAGGTCCCAGTTGGCCACCATTCAGGATCTCCACGATGGGATCATGCCCGATATCCTGTTCTGCCTGAAAGACAACGATGGGGAAG GTAGAGTAGTATTGAAGAGGATGTATGAACAGAACAGGGAGGAGGTTGACAAGGTAATCAAGATGCTTGAAGAACAGCAGAAAAAGAAGGCCCAGGAGGCTCAAGATTCCTT AAACCGTATGCAGCAGGACCCAGAGGAGGATCCTAAGCCAACAGATCCTCAGGCCAAACTGGAGGCAGTgcaagaggaggtggagg GCTCTGCCAAATCTGATGCAGACGATGCTGACAAAAGCCCACCTACCGTCAGCATAAAAGGTGGAG aGGTGACTCTGCCTGCAGTGTGGAAGAGAGGCTATCCAGACGGTCCAGAGATGAACCCATTCAAGCTGCAGCTGAAGCAGTTTGTGATGGACTGGGAGAGCATGGAGTCCTCTATCACAGGCAGCTACAATGTACTGGAGACCTCTGGCAAGAGCCCTGAGGACCTGGTTCAGGAGATGGTCTTCCACATGGAGA AGCCCTTTAAGTACGTGGGCTGGGAGCTGTCAGGAGTAGAcctggatgaggaggaggaggatgctcAGGCCTTGGCTGAGCTGGAGAAACCTGAGGaagcagaggaagaggaggaacaggagacaAAC GAGGAGGCAGCGTCTAAGAGGGTGATGGGGGACACCCAACACTTCTGTCCCGTGTCCCTGAAAGAGAACGGGGCACTGATCCCATGTCTGGATGAATATGCTGCCAAGTACAGAGAGAAAGCCTACTACTTCTCTACTACTGAGGCCAGGGACCGCTTCTTACTGAGCCCCGAGACAtacgtctcacacacacagctattgcag GCTCCAGCTCTGAGAGTCTTCCTGCTGGGTACGAGGGGCTCTGATAAGACCACCCACGGGAAATGGCTGGCGGAGCAACTGGGGGTTTTTCACATCCAGTTCAGGGAGTGCCTGCAGGAGCTGATCCTGGGGAAGACCCAGGCCCGCGTGCCCTACTCTGATGAGGTGGAGCCCCCTGAGGAGCCCCCTGAGGACCTGGAAGCCCTTCTGCTGCAGGCACAGGGAGGGGCAGCAGTGCCCTCTATGGACGAGGAGGAAAAACACAGTGGGAAGGACAGCCCAGAGGAAGCCCCAGCAGCAGAG CAGGAGGTGGGGCTGAGTGACGAGGAGGAGGCAATTAAGTCCTATCTGTTTGATGGAGAGCCTCTGCCTCAGGAGATCATGGAGATGATGCTGCCACAGTTCTGGGACCAGGAGCCATACAA ATCGAAAGGGTTCATCCTGGAGGGTTTCCCCCAGAACCCTGAGGACGTGTCCTTCATGGTGGAGCGCCGGCTGTTCCCGGACGCAGCCGTGGTCATGACGGTGGACGTGAGAGATGTCGTGCGGCGCCTGCTGCCCCCCCGCCTAGCCAGCTGGAGAGAACGCCGTGACCGCAGGAGAGAACAGCTGAGACAAGTCAGGGAGCTACGCCACAAACTACGG GAGGAGGCCATCACCCGGAGGAGGGCTGAGCTCATGGCAGAGCATGCCTCAAAGCAACCAGCTGCAAAG gtgaaggatgaggaggatgaggagtttgatgaggaagaggaggggatggaggagatcGAAGCCATGCTGATTGAGGAGTTTACTCTggatgaggaggatgatggggaggatgaggagacagaAGCGGCTGCTGAGGAGAGGCTGGAGATGGAGATCGGGGAACGCTTCGAAACAGACGACGCCAACTTTACTAGGATGATG GATCTCCTGGATGAAAACCAGATCCCTAAGCTGACCATCAACGGTGGCCGTAAGCCCAGGATCGTGCGCTACCAGCTGCTTCAGAAGGTTCAGCCTCTGGTGACCAACAGGGAGGCCCACTTCCACAAATGCCAGCCCATCAGCTATACCCTGGCCCGCAAGCTGCTCTGCTACTCCTTTAAGTATAACAGCTTCTTCGGCTGCTGGGACCCAGTCAAG TACACAGAGGGAGACCTGATCCAGCCAGTGCAGGGTCCCCTGAACACATCCTACCCCGTGCTCTTCCACCAGTTCATCTACTTCTTCGCCTCCAAGGAGACGAGGAACACCTTCATCCTCAACCCCATCAAGTACCTGAAGCAGCCCAAACCCAACCCCTCGCTTCCCATCAAACTGGTCATCATCGGACCCCCCAAGTCAGGCAAAACCACAG TGGCGAGGATGTTTGCCCATGAGTACAGCCTGACTCGTCTGTCCATTGGGGACGTGATGCGGACTGTGCTGGCCAGCCAGGGTAGGACAGAGCTGGCCATCCAGATGATGAAGCACCTCTCCCAGGGTCACACCTTGCCAGATGAATTGGCTATCCAGTGTCTGGAGGTAGCCCTCATGAGCCTGGTCTGCAGCACCAGAGG GTACGTGTTGGATGGCTTCCCTATGACGCGTAAGCAGGCTGATTTGATGGAGGCTCGAAGCATTATCCCAGTGCTTGTGGTGGAGCTGCAGCTGGACACCGTGGAGGTGCTAAAGAGAGGCCTCAGTGACAAGATGAAACCCAACAG GCCCCACCTGATGCATGACAGCCCCCAGATCCTGAACATCCGTAACTCTAATTTCAAGCGTGAGGTGGAGGCGGTGAGGCAGCACTACCAGCAGCAGTACCAGAACTGGGTCTCTGTGGATGGACACAAGTCCAAGTGGTGGGTCTGGAACAGAATCCTGGATGAGGCCCGCATGAGCATGAGACACATCCACACCTACCTGGAGAAAATACGCACCG GCCATGCAGCTAGCATCGACAGGCTGTGCATCACACCAAAGGAGCTAAAGTCTCGGCTGGGTGAGTTTAGCTATTACTGCCCTGTCAGCCTCGCCCTCCATCTCCACCTGGTGGACTGTTCTCTCACTACATCTCTGGAGCTGGCAGCTGAGTTCAGGGGACACTATTACAAGATGTGCTCTCGGGAGTACCTGGAG CTCTTCCTTGAGACTCCAGAACAGTTTGTGATCCCGGGCTGCCCCCAcgctctcccccctccccacatGTTGCCCAAGAAGCTGACGGCCGGCCAGGTGAAAGCCAGGTTCCCCAAGCAGGTGGAGATGAAGGGCTACTGCCCCGTCACCTACCTGGATGGGAGGCAGAG GTATGAGGCCCTTGTTCGTGGAAGCGTGGAGTACTCTGTGGAATATCGGGAAAAAATCTACATTTTCGAGAACGAACAGAAACAGGACAGGTTTCTGAG GTTACCTGAGACCTATTGGAACCAGAAGCTGCCCGACAAGCTGCCTCCTATGAGTGAGCCTGTGCAGCTCACCTCCCTGCCCATGCTAGGCTACATGGAACAG GGCGTGGCAAGATCTATCATTAAAGCTCTGACGGCCGTCGGTTGTCTCAAACCAAAGTTCCCCTACCTCAGTCCGAAGAGATCGGCACTCCATTATCTGGCCTTTTATTTAAAAG CCTTCAACCCCAGGAACTCGGACTACATCCGCCAGAAGTACAAAAAGAAGCTGGCGTCATTTGAGGAGAATTGTGAGCTTATCTCCTACCTGGGCTCCACTATGACCAAGAAGTACAGAGCTCCTCAGGAGCAGCCCATAGACTTTGAATTTAAGCTGCACAGGTTTCTGGCATTTGGAGAGTCCACGGGGGCTGCTGCTGGGGTGCTATAG
- the ppil6 gene encoding probable inactive peptidyl-prolyl cis-trans isomerase-like 6 isoform X2 gives MIAFHILTRRQRILRHRMLAILLYQGLKQKFPTSFLDPTIRPLLECDWHVYLTNKKRELKGEVWQFSSNLMCFVNGCLLGNEKDLTSWAEKQWEFTLIRPHALYLALADDYYSKHLNSTGHTFVYMDVSIRGESVGRLLFELFTELCPKTCKNFQALCTGEAGLSQSDLMLSYKGSVFHRVVPNGWIQGGDISAPGKGNGGESIYGPTFEDESFAVSHSRRGILGMANQGPHSNSSQFYITLQPAFWMDRKYVAFGQVVEGTEVLRRLEEVPTYNERPKQDCKVADCGVFEP, from the exons atgattgcatttCATATCTTGACTAGAAGACAACGTATCCTCAGACATCGAATGTTAGCCATCCTACTATATCAG GGACTGAAACAGAAGTTTCCCACCTCGTTTTTGGATCCAACAATTCGTCCATTACTCGAATGTGACTGGCATGTGTATCTAACCAATAAGAAAAGG GAGCTGAAAGGGGAGGTGTGGCAGTTCTCCAGCAATCTAATGTGTTTCGTGAATGGTTGTCTCCTTGGCAACGAGAAGGACCTGACCAGCTGGGCTGAGAAGCAGTGGGAGTTTACACTTATCCGTCCACATGCACTATACCTGGCCCTCGCTGACGACTACTACTCTAAACACCTCAACAGCACTGGG CACACGTTTGTCTACATGGACGTTTCGATCCGAGGGGAATCGGTTGGGAGATTACTGTTTGAG CTGTTTACAGAGCTGTGTCCGAAGACGTGTAAAAACTTCCAGGCTCTGTGTACAGGGGAGGCAGGCCTGTCACAGAGTGACTTAATGCTGTCCTACAAGGGTTCTGTGTTCCATCGTGTGGTGCCCAACGGCTGGATACAGGGGGGAG ATATTTCGGCACCAGGCAAAGGCAACGGAGGGGAGTCAATCTACGGGCCAACTTTTGAAG ATGAGAGCTTTGCAGTCTCCCACAGTAGGAGGGGCATCCTGGGAATGGCCAACCAGGGTCCTCATAGCAACAGCTCTCAGTTCTACATCACCCTGCAGCCCGCCTTTTGGATGGACAGAAAATATGTGGCTTTCGG TCAAGTGGTTGAAGGCACAGAGGTTCTGAGGAGACTTGAGGAAGTCCCAACCTACAATGAAAGACCCAAACAAGACTGTAAAGTAGCAGACTGTGGAGTGTTTGAACCCTGA
- the ppil6 gene encoding probable inactive peptidyl-prolyl cis-trans isomerase-like 6 isoform X3, with protein MIAFHILTRRQRILRHRMLAILLYQELKGEVWQFSSNLMCFVNGCLLGNEKDLTSWAEKQWEFTLIRPHALYLALADDYYSKHLNSTGHTFVYMDVSIRGESVGRLLFELFTELCPKTCKNFQALCTGEAGLSQSDLMLSYKGSVFHRVVPNGWIQGGDISAPGKGNGGESIYGPTFEDESFAVSHSRRGILGMANQGPHSNSSQFYITLQPAFWMDRKYVAFGQVVEGTEVLRRLEEVPTYNERPKQDCKVADCGVFEP; from the exons atgattgcatttCATATCTTGACTAGAAGACAACGTATCCTCAGACATCGAATGTTAGCCATCCTACTATATCAG GAGCTGAAAGGGGAGGTGTGGCAGTTCTCCAGCAATCTAATGTGTTTCGTGAATGGTTGTCTCCTTGGCAACGAGAAGGACCTGACCAGCTGGGCTGAGAAGCAGTGGGAGTTTACACTTATCCGTCCACATGCACTATACCTGGCCCTCGCTGACGACTACTACTCTAAACACCTCAACAGCACTGGG CACACGTTTGTCTACATGGACGTTTCGATCCGAGGGGAATCGGTTGGGAGATTACTGTTTGAG CTGTTTACAGAGCTGTGTCCGAAGACGTGTAAAAACTTCCAGGCTCTGTGTACAGGGGAGGCAGGCCTGTCACAGAGTGACTTAATGCTGTCCTACAAGGGTTCTGTGTTCCATCGTGTGGTGCCCAACGGCTGGATACAGGGGGGAG ATATTTCGGCACCAGGCAAAGGCAACGGAGGGGAGTCAATCTACGGGCCAACTTTTGAAG ATGAGAGCTTTGCAGTCTCCCACAGTAGGAGGGGCATCCTGGGAATGGCCAACCAGGGTCCTCATAGCAACAGCTCTCAGTTCTACATCACCCTGCAGCCCGCCTTTTGGATGGACAGAAAATATGTGGCTTTCGG TCAAGTGGTTGAAGGCACAGAGGTTCTGAGGAGACTTGAGGAAGTCCCAACCTACAATGAAAGACCCAAACAAGACTGTAAAGTAGCAGACTGTGGAGTGTTTGAACCCTGA
- the ppil6 gene encoding probable inactive peptidyl-prolyl cis-trans isomerase-like 6 isoform X1, whose amino-acid sequence MTSEVYLEIVGLMKEHHFQIAKSIAEGLKQKFPTSFLDPTIRPLLECDWHVYLTNKKRELKGEVWQFSSNLMCFVNGCLLGNEKDLTSWAEKQWEFTLIRPHALYLALADDYYSKHLNSTGHTFVYMDVSIRGESVGRLLFELFTELCPKTCKNFQALCTGEAGLSQSDLMLSYKGSVFHRVVPNGWIQGGDISAPGKGNGGESIYGPTFEDESFAVSHSRRGILGMANQGPHSNSSQFYITLQPAFWMDRKYVAFGQVVEGTEVLRRLEEVPTYNERPKQDCKVADCGVFEP is encoded by the exons ATGACTTCTGAAGTTTACCTGGAAATCGTGGGTTTGATGAAAGAACACCATTTTCAAATTGCGAAGAGCATTGCCGAG GGACTGAAACAGAAGTTTCCCACCTCGTTTTTGGATCCAACAATTCGTCCATTACTCGAATGTGACTGGCATGTGTATCTAACCAATAAGAAAAGG GAGCTGAAAGGGGAGGTGTGGCAGTTCTCCAGCAATCTAATGTGTTTCGTGAATGGTTGTCTCCTTGGCAACGAGAAGGACCTGACCAGCTGGGCTGAGAAGCAGTGGGAGTTTACACTTATCCGTCCACATGCACTATACCTGGCCCTCGCTGACGACTACTACTCTAAACACCTCAACAGCACTGGG CACACGTTTGTCTACATGGACGTTTCGATCCGAGGGGAATCGGTTGGGAGATTACTGTTTGAG CTGTTTACAGAGCTGTGTCCGAAGACGTGTAAAAACTTCCAGGCTCTGTGTACAGGGGAGGCAGGCCTGTCACAGAGTGACTTAATGCTGTCCTACAAGGGTTCTGTGTTCCATCGTGTGGTGCCCAACGGCTGGATACAGGGGGGAG ATATTTCGGCACCAGGCAAAGGCAACGGAGGGGAGTCAATCTACGGGCCAACTTTTGAAG ATGAGAGCTTTGCAGTCTCCCACAGTAGGAGGGGCATCCTGGGAATGGCCAACCAGGGTCCTCATAGCAACAGCTCTCAGTTCTACATCACCCTGCAGCCCGCCTTTTGGATGGACAGAAAATATGTGGCTTTCGG TCAAGTGGTTGAAGGCACAGAGGTTCTGAGGAGACTTGAGGAAGTCCCAACCTACAATGAAAGACCCAAACAAGACTGTAAAGTAGCAGACTGTGGAGTGTTTGAACCCTGA